A single genomic interval of Pomacea canaliculata isolate SZHN2017 linkage group LG5, ASM307304v1, whole genome shotgun sequence harbors:
- the LOC112564373 gene encoding poly [ADP-ribose] polymerase 15-like isoform X2 gives MSRTANNSFTIISIERIQNGDLYRQYVAKKAQIDRQNNGMSSEKTLWHGTSLQAIDNINLYGFNRSFCGRNATYYGQGVYFAVNSSYSMSNVYSAKDQLGNKHMYQCKVLVGCPTVGNSDMKFLPTRRGNIIYDSATDSTSQPSHECLTAVTYDVSLTDRVCHSPLLHVVR, from the exons ATGTCCCGGACTGCAAACAACTCTTTTACCATTATATCA ATCGAGCGTATCCAGAATGGCGATTTATACAGGCAGTATGTTGCTAAAAAGGCGCAGATAGACAGGCAGAACAATGGGATGTCCTCAGAGAAAACCTTGTGGCATGGCACCTCGTTACAGGCCATAGACAATATTAACCTCTACGGCTTCAACCGCAGCTTTTGTGGAAGAAATG ctaCTTATTATGGACAAGGTGTGTATTTCGCGGTCAACTCCAGCTACTCCATGAGCAACGTCTACTCTGCGAAAGATCAGTTAGGGAACAAACACATGTACCAGTGCAAGGTGTTGGTCGGGTGTCCCACAGTCGGGAATAGCGATATGAAGTTCTTGCCCACTCGACGAGGAAATATAATATACGATTCTGCCACCGACAGCACATCTCAACCAAGCCA TGAGTGTTTGACTGCTGTCACCTATGATGTGTCACTGACTGACCGAGTGTGTCATTCTCCCCTTCTGCATGTAGTCAGGTAG
- the LOC112563908 gene encoding uncharacterized protein LOC112563908: MGASDSKQPSVTANWTKVQTQMPQSVFLNSDPREMLGMPEICSEDEGVTFLSPETGFQVPPPDTSNRLTLNRHSLTEQNTTHTPLQFGLSEDQYSSVGVQQDPTLQQSAGNQLPNAGEITSWSQQPGVIEERPEAQTQIPPAVFTNSDQRTMLGIPESHKGPQGVPFRSPETCFPVPPPDTIPRVTMNHYSLSENEVPPKTLQSGQHGPLGAQHDPTFLQSAASGAPWTPQWRLPPPPPPPPHWQTRPAAPFPYNSFQLHPSVFGYSPGLPGMHPFFGVQPLMTHLEYPYPNSMNMFSASSQPPVRGTEPANGHPENLQSRRHTQKPRTTYREGGKCSKRFQKSLKEKNDARQTSVDDTDETSDSSAGSENDKAPQTPTIKIRGINTAVMAAKCKYYFQNPNKGGGETQEVKWDNIEHIYYITFSKAKVAKRVSSHVHKINNQQLEISLAPRGIPESVGMRTVEISGGDVKYLEVYTLYFENPNNGGGPISKIWHDKQKEKIYITFEDAAVAETVCSRSHKVEEHILEAKLANKGQTNMDQTNDAIGNLEQFHEEWTTVEIIVEPPLRNEQFYRQYLEAQGYEGLVDDLILDTENGKVLVTFDDVKVAQQFASCDLKIDGKDVQTTLMKTSSFYHDKLFFKNVSRNIPKEMVMHYMEIISGQDGVEIVYSDEPGGVLVTFHSKIGKYCKRRNW; the protein is encoded by the exons ATGGGTGCTAGTGATAGCAAACAACCCAGCGTCACTGCGAACTGGACAAAAGTCCAGACGCAAATGCCACAGTCTGTATTTCTAAACTCTGACCCAAGAGAGATGTTGGGAATGCCAGAAATCTGTAGCGAAGATGAAGGTGTTACTTTTCTATCTCCAGAAACAGGCTTTCAAGTTCCACCTCCAGACACAAGTAATCGGCTAACATTAAACCGTCACAGTCTGACAGAACagaacactacacacacaccattgcAATTTGGACTCTCAGAAGACCAATACAGTTCAGTGGGTGTTCAGCAAGATCCCACTTTACAACAAAGTGCAGGCAACCAGCTTCCCAATGCTGGTGAGATTACGAGTTGGTCCCAACAACCCGGCGTGATAGAGGAACGACCGGAAGCCCAAACGCAGATACCACCGGCTGTGTTCACAAACTCAGACCAAAGAACCATGTTGGGAATTCCAGAATCTCACAAAGGACCTCAAGGAGTCCCTTTTCGGTCTCCAGAAACATGTTTTCCAGTTCCACCACCAGACACGATTCCTCGGGTCACAATGAACCATTATAGTCTTTCAGAAAATGAAGTCCCACCCAAAACATTACAGAGTGGACAACATGGTCCACTAGGTGCTCAACACGACCCCACTTTCCTACAAAGCGCAGCTTCTGGAGCCCCCTGGACACCACAATGGCGTCTAcccccaccgccaccaccaccaccgcatTGGCAAACAAGACCAGCAGCACCATTTCCTTACAACTCTTTCCAACTGCATCCGAGTGTGTTCGGCTACTCCCCTGGTTTGCCTGGCATGCACCCTTTTTTTGGAGTCCAGCCACTCATGACCCATTTAGAGTATCCATATCCGAACTCTATGAATATGTTCAGCGCTTCAAGCCAGCCCCCAGTGAGAG GCACAGAACCGGCCAATGGTCATCCGGAGAATCTTCAATCtcgcagacacacacagaaaccGCGGACTACTTATCGTGAGGGAGGAAAATGTTCTAAACGTTTTCAAAAATCATTGAAGGAGAAAAACG ATGCCCGACAAACATCGGTTGATGACACAGATGAGACATCAGATAGTTCAGCAGGGAGTGAAAATGATAAAGCGCCACAAACACCAACAATAAAGATAAGAGGGATCAACACCGCAGTGATGGCAGCCAAATGTAAATACTACTTCCAGAACCCCAACAAAGGTGGAGGGGAAACGCAGGAGGTCAAGTGGGATAACATTGAGCACATCTACTACATCACTTTCTCAAAGGCCAAAG TGGCAAAGCGCGTTTCATCACATGTCCACAAGATTAATAACCAACAACTAGAGATCAGCCTTGCTCCTAGAGGTATTCCTGAGTCTGTGGGCATGCGCACTGTTGAGATCAGTGGTGGCGATGTCAAATACCTGGAAGTTTATACACTCTATTTTGAAAACCCCAACAATGGTGGCGGACCCATTAGTAAAATCTGGCAcgataaacaaaaagaaaagatttataTAACCTTCGAAGATGCTGcag TGGCAGAAACAGTGTGCAGTCGCTCTCACAAGGTGGAGGAACACATACTTGAGGCAAAGCTCGCAAACAAGGGTCAAACAAACATGGATCAAACAAACGATGCCATAGGTAACCTGGAGCAGTTCCATGAAGAGTGGACAACAGTAGAAATAATTGTGGAGCCGCCCCTGAGGAACGAACAGTTCTACCGACAGTACCTTGAAGCTCAAGGATATGAAGGATTGGTAGATGATCTTATTTTGGACACAGAGAACGGCAAAGTTCTCGTCACATTCGACGATGTCAAAG TGGCTCAGCAGTTTGCAAGCTGCGATCTCAAAATTGACGGGAAAGATGTCCAGACGACTCTCATGAAAACCTCATCGTTCTATCATGATAAACTTTTCTTCAAGAATGTGTCTCGAAATATTCCCAAAGAGATGGTCATGCATTACATGGAAATCATCAGCGGCCAGGACGGGGTTGAGATTGTGTATAGCGATGAGCCTGGAGGTGTCCTGGTCACCTTTCACAGTAAAATTGGCAAGTACTGTAAACGACGGAATTGGTAA
- the LOC112564373 gene encoding poly [ADP-ribose] polymerase 15-like isoform X1, with amino-acid sequence MSRTANNSFTIISIERIQNGDLYRQYVAKKAQIDRQNNGMSSEKTLWHGTSLQAIDNINLYGFNRSFCGRNATYYGQGVYFAVNSSYSMSNVYSAKDQLGNKHMYQCKVLVGCPTVGNSDMKFLPTRRGNIIYDSATDSTSQPSQYVIFNDTQAYPEYLITFRYIWGEGLYALTSQQCIVYV; translated from the exons ATGTCCCGGACTGCAAACAACTCTTTTACCATTATATCA ATCGAGCGTATCCAGAATGGCGATTTATACAGGCAGTATGTTGCTAAAAAGGCGCAGATAGACAGGCAGAACAATGGGATGTCCTCAGAGAAAACCTTGTGGCATGGCACCTCGTTACAGGCCATAGACAATATTAACCTCTACGGCTTCAACCGCAGCTTTTGTGGAAGAAATG ctaCTTATTATGGACAAGGTGTGTATTTCGCGGTCAACTCCAGCTACTCCATGAGCAACGTCTACTCTGCGAAAGATCAGTTAGGGAACAAACACATGTACCAGTGCAAGGTGTTGGTCGGGTGTCCCACAGTCGGGAATAGCGATATGAAGTTCTTGCCCACTCGACGAGGAAATATAATATACGATTCTGCCACCGACAGCACATCTCAACCAAGCCAGTACGTCATCTTTAACGACACCCAGGCGTACCCTGAGTACCTCATTACTTTCCGGTATATCTGGGGCGAGGGTTTATATGCCCTGACTTCTCAACAATGTATAGTCTATGTGTGA